In Effusibacillus pohliae DSM 22757, the DNA window GTCGCAGATGCCGATAAGCCGCATCCAAATCGGGACACCTCGAATTCGCCCATCTTTGCTCGGGTCAGGATTTGCGGAGAAACGACAAACAGAACAGGCAGTCGCCATCTGTGCGCAAGGAGCCGTAGTGCACGTTGCACACATGAAACCCTTCGTGATAGAGACGGGCCAGGGCATCAAACCCTTCCCCGATCGAAACCGTGATCTCTCCCGATTTGCCGGACTGGCGATCCATCCGATTCCGCAGGTGTTCATTTTCAATTTGCAGTTTTGAATTTTC includes these proteins:
- the yabA gene encoding DNA replication initiation control protein YabA, with amino-acid sequence MDKQAVFAQVAHLEERIGELYGELGSLKQKIIELLEENSKLQIENEHLRNRMDRQSGKSGEITVSIGEGFDALARLYHEGFHVCNVHYGSLRTDGDCLFCLSFLRKS